A single Pseudodesulfovibrio aespoeensis Aspo-2 DNA region contains:
- the pstB gene encoding phosphate ABC transporter ATP-binding protein PstB, which translates to MSNAIKVASTNLDFYYEDFKALENISLEFQTNRVTALIGPSGCGKSTYLRCINRMNDLIPGTKVVGRMVLDGEDIYAPGLDVVSLRRRIGMVFQKPNPFPKTIFENVAYGLRVNGIKDKAFLEQAVEESLKGAALWDEVKDRLHTSALGLSGGQQQRLCIARALAVQPEVLLMDEPASALDPIATQKIEDLIHELKKNFTIIIVTHSMQQAARVSDRTAFFYMGRLIEVDNTKSMFTKPGNKQTEDYITGRFG; encoded by the coding sequence ATGAGCAACGCCATCAAGGTGGCTTCCACCAATCTCGATTTCTACTACGAGGACTTCAAGGCGCTGGAGAACATCAGCCTGGAGTTTCAGACCAACCGGGTCACGGCGCTGATCGGGCCGTCGGGTTGCGGCAAGTCCACATATCTTCGGTGCATCAACCGCATGAACGATCTCATTCCCGGGACCAAAGTGGTCGGCAGGATGGTCCTCGACGGCGAGGACATCTACGCCCCCGGTCTTGATGTGGTTTCGCTTCGGCGGCGCATCGGCATGGTCTTTCAGAAGCCCAACCCGTTTCCCAAGACCATCTTCGAGAACGTGGCCTACGGGCTGCGCGTCAACGGCATCAAGGACAAGGCGTTCCTGGAGCAGGCCGTGGAGGAGAGTCTCAAGGGAGCGGCCCTGTGGGACGAGGTCAAGGACCGGTTGCACACCTCGGCCCTGGGGCTTTCCGGCGGCCAGCAGCAGCGGCTGTGCATCGCCCGCGCCCTGGCCGTGCAGCCCGAGGTGCTGCTCATGGACGAGCCCGCCTCGGCGCTCGACCCCATCGCCACCCAGAAGATCGAGGACCTCATCCACGAGCTCAAGAAGAATTTCACCATCATCATCGTCACCCACTCCATGCAGCAGGCGGCCCGTGTCTCCGACCGCACCGCTTTTTTCTACATGGGCAGGCTCATCGAGGTGGACAACACCAAGTCCATGTTCACCAAGCCGGGCAACAAACAGACTGAGGACTACATCACCGGGCGTTTCGGCTAG
- a CDS encoding glycosyltransferase codes for MNILMLAINDPAGTAIQFCRALNRHTPHTARLATLETRYTHAWDKDLHLPDLGPDGVEELGILLREADVLHFHMTCDERQPFGPYLPADHLAGKAVVHHHHGHHDFRTNPQSFRDKYRRLGRTSLLVSTPDLMRLLPEARWLPNLVPVDDPLLTPLPGRFGGPGPLRVCHSPTRKDLKNTDDFLAVVKAMEGGPHRLAVDLIDDVPNSECLARKRRSHVLFDHMQGYYGVSSLEGLSQGLAVIAGLDAWNREQVARFVGTDDLPWVVARDRVELEARLRELAADRDRCRVVGEASRQFMVERWSDRIVADRLARFYEHL; via the coding sequence GTGAACATCCTCATGCTCGCCATCAACGATCCGGCAGGCACGGCCATCCAGTTCTGCCGGGCGCTCAACCGCCACACCCCGCACACTGCCCGGCTGGCGACCCTGGAGACCCGCTACACCCACGCCTGGGATAAGGACCTTCACCTGCCCGACCTGGGGCCGGACGGCGTCGAGGAGCTTGGCATCCTCCTGCGCGAGGCCGACGTGCTCCATTTCCACATGACCTGCGACGAGCGCCAGCCTTTTGGCCCGTATCTGCCCGCCGACCATCTGGCAGGCAAGGCCGTGGTCCACCACCACCACGGGCATCACGATTTCCGCACCAATCCGCAATCCTTCCGCGACAAGTACCGGCGGCTGGGGCGCACCAGCCTGCTGGTGAGCACCCCGGATCTGATGCGGCTGCTGCCCGAGGCGCGCTGGCTGCCCAATCTCGTGCCCGTGGACGATCCGCTGCTCACGCCCCTGCCGGGCCGTTTCGGCGGCCCCGGCCCGCTGCGGGTCTGCCATTCGCCGACCCGCAAGGATCTGAAGAACACCGATGATTTTCTGGCCGTGGTCAAGGCCATGGAGGGCGGCCCGCACCGGCTGGCCGTGGACCTCATCGACGACGTGCCCAACAGCGAGTGTCTGGCCCGCAAGAGGCGGAGCCATGTCCTGTTCGACCACATGCAGGGGTATTACGGAGTGAGCAGCCTGGAGGGCCTCTCCCAGGGGCTGGCGGTCATCGCCGGGCTCGATGCCTGGAACCGCGAGCAGGTGGCCCGGTTCGTCGGCACCGACGACCTGCCCTGGGTGGTGGCCCGCGACCGGGTTGAACTGGAAGCCCGGCTGCGCGAGCTGGCCGCGGACCGCGACCGCTGCCGGGTCGTGGGCGAGGCGTCGCGTCAGTTCATGGTCGAGCGGTGGTCGGACCGGATCGTGGCCGATCGCCTTGCCCGGTTCTACGAGCACCTGTAG
- a CDS encoding Hpt domain-containing protein gives MKRFTVVVEPELAAIMPRYFELQRAELAVIGQAVAQGDADVPRMFGHRLKGTGASYGFPRLTELGAAIERAALGGDLEGAARLADEVGRFLDNVRVTYGGQGAGETPGGETP, from the coding sequence ATGAAACGTTTCACCGTGGTGGTCGAGCCGGAACTGGCCGCCATCATGCCCAGGTATTTCGAGCTGCAGCGGGCCGAGCTGGCCGTGATCGGGCAGGCCGTGGCGCAGGGCGATGCCGATGTGCCGCGCATGTTCGGCCACCGGCTCAAGGGCACCGGGGCGTCCTACGGGTTCCCCAGGCTCACGGAACTGGGCGCGGCCATTGAGCGGGCCGCCCTTGGCGGCGACCTGGAGGGCGCGGCCCGGCTGGCCGACGAGGTGGGCCGGTTCCTGGACAATGTCCGCGTGACCTATGGCGGCCAGGGCGCAGGGGAGACACCTGGAGGCGAGACCCCGTGA
- the budA gene encoding acetolactate decarboxylase: MRLASSCRTLSALCLCLWLALPAGVAAAGDTLFQYSTIDALLAGLYDGQMSIEDLKYQGDFGLGTLNGLDGELVVLDGQAYHVAAGGQAQVPADSARTPFATVSFFQEDTILTLGRVGSLEALNLAVEAGLPSRNAFCAIRIDGRFPFVKARAIPRQNTPYAPLAEAVKQQVVVQFSGEGTLVGYYSPPFVKGVNVPGFHWHFLTSDRTGGGHVLDCSIEPTTARLDTLREFTVRLPQSKEFDGLDLTGDKSGELDVVEKGATGSQ, from the coding sequence ATGCGCTTGGCATCATCATGCAGAACACTTTCGGCCTTGTGCCTGTGCCTTTGGCTGGCTTTGCCCGCCGGGGTGGCCGCAGCGGGCGACACCCTCTTCCAGTATTCCACCATCGATGCGCTTCTGGCCGGGCTGTACGATGGCCAGATGAGCATCGAGGATCTGAAATATCAGGGCGATTTCGGCCTGGGCACCCTTAACGGGCTGGACGGTGAGCTGGTGGTCCTCGACGGGCAGGCGTATCATGTGGCGGCGGGCGGTCAGGCGCAGGTTCCGGCTGATTCGGCGCGCACCCCCTTTGCCACGGTTTCCTTTTTCCAGGAGGACACCATCCTCACCTTGGGCAGGGTCGGCTCCCTGGAAGCCCTGAACCTTGCAGTGGAGGCCGGGCTGCCCTCGCGCAACGCGTTCTGCGCCATCCGCATCGACGGTCGGTTCCCCTTTGTCAAGGCGCGCGCCATCCCCAGGCAGAACACCCCCTACGCACCCCTGGCCGAGGCGGTCAAACAGCAGGTGGTGGTCCAGTTCTCTGGCGAGGGCACGCTGGTCGGCTATTATTCGCCCCCCTTTGTCAAGGGCGTCAACGTGCCCGGCTTTCACTGGCATTTCCTGACCAGCGACCGCACGGGCGGCGGCCACGTGCTTGACTGCTCGATCGAGCCGACCACGGCCCGGCTGGACACCCTGCGCGAGTTCACGGTCCGCCTGCCCCAGTCCAAGGAGTTCGACGGGCTTGACCTGACGGGCGACAAGAGCGGGGAGCTGGATGTGGTGGAAAAGGGCGCCACGGGAAGCCAATGA
- a CDS encoding chemotaxis protein CheD, whose translation MKGLGQGLPKVFLQTGDCFFGVQPTLVTTVLGSCVAATMHAPKMGLGTICHAFLPDSSDAKRGSSEPQICRFVDTALQNMLETMDKVGVPRRDLVIKLFGGSSGIAVRGMEYTSFDIGRRNVEMARKLLRFARLEIAVQDVGGNQGRKLMFNTHSGEVWLKRLNQTMFEGQDNGGNPGTKL comes from the coding sequence ATGAAAGGACTTGGACAGGGGCTGCCCAAGGTCTTCCTCCAGACTGGAGACTGTTTTTTCGGCGTTCAGCCGACGCTGGTGACCACGGTGCTCGGCTCGTGCGTGGCCGCGACCATGCATGCGCCGAAAATGGGCCTGGGCACCATCTGTCACGCCTTTCTCCCGGACAGTTCGGACGCCAAGCGCGGCAGCTCCGAGCCGCAGATATGCCGCTTTGTGGACACCGCCCTGCAGAACATGCTCGAAACCATGGACAAGGTCGGCGTGCCCAGGCGCGATCTGGTGATCAAGCTCTTTGGCGGTTCCTCTGGCATCGCGGTGCGCGGCATGGAGTACACCTCCTTTGACATCGGGCGGCGCAATGTGGAGATGGCTCGCAAGCTGCTGCGTTTCGCCCGTCTTGAAATTGCCGTCCAGGACGTGGGGGGCAACCAGGGCCGCAAGCTCATGTTCAACACCCATTCCGGCGAAGTCTGGCTCAAGCGGCTGAACCAGACCATGTTCGAGGGCCAGGACAACGGCGGCAATCCGGGCACCAAACTCTAG
- a CDS encoding MFS transporter, translating into MDDSYRRRNMYIFLLVLVVGAQVGFQGWRTLFNNFAVEVGGLSGLDIGLIQSVREIPGFLSLLALYVIMIMSEHRLAALSVCVLGLGVALAGLMPTTAGLVFTTLLMSFGFHFFETMNQSLTLQYFSRTEAPLVLGRLRSVAALTNVAVGGGIYFLARTLGYAEMFAILGGVAVAAGLWAVTRDPSRIDIPPQDRKMVLKVRYWLYYALTFLGGARRQIFVAFAVFLLVERFGYTIEQVTMLFVANNVVNYFAAPLTGRAVNRFGERAVLSVEYAGLALIFLGYALIDSAFLAGALYVVNNVFYNFAMGIRTFYHKIADPGDIASGMAVGFTINHIAAVIIPLLGGLVWLVDYRAVFVGAAALSVASLVLSQFVDAELTKAGAKG; encoded by the coding sequence GTGGACGATTCATACAGACGGCGGAACATGTACATCTTCCTGCTCGTGCTCGTGGTGGGCGCGCAGGTGGGGTTTCAGGGCTGGCGCACCCTGTTTAACAACTTTGCCGTGGAGGTGGGCGGGCTGTCGGGCCTGGACATCGGCCTGATCCAGTCCGTGCGCGAGATTCCAGGGTTTTTGTCCCTGCTCGCCCTGTATGTCATCATGATCATGAGCGAGCATCGGCTGGCCGCGCTGTCGGTCTGCGTGCTCGGCCTTGGGGTGGCCCTGGCCGGGCTGATGCCCACCACGGCGGGACTCGTCTTCACCACCCTGCTCATGAGCTTCGGGTTTCATTTTTTCGAGACCATGAACCAGTCGCTGACGCTCCAGTATTTCAGCCGCACCGAAGCGCCGCTGGTCCTGGGGCGGCTGCGCAGCGTGGCCGCCCTGACCAATGTCGCGGTGGGCGGAGGCATCTATTTCCTGGCCAGGACGCTCGGCTATGCCGAGATGTTCGCCATCCTCGGCGGGGTGGCCGTGGCCGCGGGCCTGTGGGCCGTGACCCGCGATCCCTCAAGGATCGACATCCCGCCCCAGGACAGGAAGATGGTCCTCAAGGTCAGGTACTGGCTCTACTACGCCCTGACCTTCCTGGGCGGGGCCAGACGGCAGATATTCGTGGCTTTTGCCGTCTTTCTGCTGGTCGAGAGGTTCGGCTACACCATCGAGCAGGTGACCATGCTCTTCGTGGCCAACAACGTGGTCAACTATTTTGCCGCGCCCCTGACGGGCAGGGCGGTCAACCGTTTCGGCGAGCGGGCGGTCCTGAGCGTGGAATATGCCGGGCTGGCCCTGATATTCCTGGGCTACGCCCTGATCGACAGCGCGTTCCTGGCAGGCGCGCTCTATGTGGTCAACAACGTGTTCTACAACTTTGCCATGGGCATCCGGACTTTTTATCACAAGATCGCCGATCCGGGCGACATCGCCTCGGGCATGGCCGTGGGCTTCACCATCAACCACATCGCTGCCGTGATCATCCCCCTGCTGGGCGGCTTGGTCTGGCTCGTCGATTACCGGGCCGTGTTTGTCGGCGCGGCGGCCTTGAGCGTCGCCTCCCTGGTGCTCAGCCAGTTTGTGGATGCGGAGTTGACCAAAGCCGGGGCCAAGGGTTGA
- a CDS encoding DUF523 domain-containing protein: MMRPAPDHILDDAPLLVSACLIGQPCRYDGAATPTTWVMDLVAQGRAIPFCPEIAGGLPTPRTPCELRRGKVVDRDGIDHTDAFLRGAEQGLALARLAGCAGAVLKARSPSCGLGQIYDGTFTGLLVPGNGLFAALLLAHGIPVRTELDQDRP, translated from the coding sequence ATGATGCGCCCCGCCCCGGATCACATTCTTGATGACGCCCCGCTGCTCGTGAGCGCCTGCCTGATCGGGCAGCCATGCCGCTACGACGGCGCGGCCACCCCGACCACGTGGGTCATGGACCTCGTGGCCCAGGGCCGGGCCATTCCCTTCTGCCCGGAGATCGCGGGCGGCCTGCCCACGCCTCGCACGCCGTGCGAGCTGCGCCGGGGCAAGGTGGTGGACCGGGACGGCATCGACCACACCGACGCCTTCCTGCGCGGGGCGGAGCAGGGTCTTGCCCTGGCCCGGCTGGCCGGATGCGCCGGGGCCGTGCTCAAGGCGCGCTCGCCCTCCTGCGGCCTCGGCCAGATCTACGACGGCACCTTCACCGGCCTGCTGGTGCCGGGCAATGGCCTCTTCGCCGCCCTGCTCCTGGCCCACGGCATCCCGGTGCGCACCGAGCTCGACCAGGACCGCCCGTGA
- a CDS encoding M48 family metallopeptidase, whose amino-acid sequence MTSYCGLPLSIRAHARARRVLVKLVPGRGLEVVVPPGFDPDRVPAILDARRPWIERARATMEARGTDLTGRAPALPEVVEFRAAGRTCRVDCLDRPGRATVTENGPRLMVRGPLDDQDALVAALVRFTVRKAREFLLPRLDEASGRLSMPYSAMRVRRQRSRWGSCSARGVISLNAKLLFLPPELVDHLLLHELCHTRHLNHSDAYWALVADLQPEYARLEKALNQSIALVPPWFC is encoded by the coding sequence GTGACCAGCTATTGCGGCCTGCCCCTGTCCATCCGCGCCCACGCCCGCGCCCGCAGGGTGCTGGTAAAACTGGTGCCGGGCCGGGGGCTTGAGGTGGTGGTGCCGCCCGGCTTCGACCCGGACCGGGTGCCCGCCATCCTCGACGCCAGACGACCGTGGATCGAGCGCGCCAGGGCAACCATGGAGGCGCGCGGCACGGACCTGACCGGACGCGCCCCGGCCCTGCCCGAAGTGGTGGAGTTCAGGGCCGCGGGCCGGACCTGCCGGGTGGACTGCCTCGACCGTCCGGGCCGGGCCACGGTGACCGAGAACGGCCCCAGGCTGATGGTGCGCGGCCCCCTCGACGACCAGGACGCGCTCGTTGCCGCCCTGGTCCGGTTCACGGTGCGCAAGGCGCGCGAGTTCCTGCTGCCGCGCCTGGACGAGGCGAGCGGCAGGCTGTCCATGCCATACTCGGCCATGCGCGTGCGTCGCCAGCGTTCGCGCTGGGGCAGCTGCTCGGCCAGGGGCGTCATCAGCCTCAACGCCAAGCTCCTGTTCCTGCCGCCCGAGCTGGTGGACCACCTGCTGCTCCACGAGCTGTGCCACACCCGCCACCTCAACCACTCCGACGCCTACTGGGCCCTGGTGGCCGACCTGCAGCCCGAATACGCACGACTCGAAAAGGCGCTCAACCAGAGCATCGCCCTGGTGCCGCCCTGGTTTTGCTGA
- a CDS encoding methyltransferase domain-containing protein, translated as MAHITQDSVVTAYFEISWESAHAAHVERYLAREVSFVRDILPLGLKSRMRGLGPGDSVELALDPSEIPGFKPGKVLDMPIARFKAPFIHNRKLKPRLGRFYPQHLIVDVPGTRPDSDAPFRVVDTDKTGFKADLNHPMAGRDVRVKATVMDIRPPSGKTGTLRRWSDILFNGPGMQAQLPDTPTDFFSEEPFARADESDDARFYTRPRPVAHLDSQAMENLTATYAALLTNATDLLDLMAGHDSHLPEGLSPRSVTGLGMNAQDMAANPALTASVVHDLNQDPELPFADASFDAILCTVSVEYLIHPFEVFEAAARTLRPGGIFVLSFSNRWFEPKVIHVWSELHEFERMGLVSQYFSHSGRFGDVRTISERGWPRPGDSQDRHFPHQAESDPVYVVWARLEQ; from the coding sequence GTGGCGCACATCACACAGGATTCGGTTGTCACCGCATATTTCGAGATTTCATGGGAGAGCGCGCACGCGGCCCATGTGGAGCGGTATCTGGCCCGCGAGGTCAGCTTTGTCCGCGACATCCTGCCTCTGGGGCTGAAAAGCCGCATGCGCGGGCTTGGGCCGGGCGACTCGGTGGAGCTGGCCCTCGACCCCTCGGAGATCCCCGGATTCAAGCCGGGCAAGGTGCTGGACATGCCCATCGCCCGGTTCAAGGCCCCGTTCATCCACAACCGCAAGCTCAAGCCGCGCCTGGGCCGCTTCTACCCGCAGCACCTGATCGTGGACGTCCCCGGCACCCGGCCAGACTCGGACGCCCCCTTTCGCGTGGTGGACACGGACAAGACCGGATTCAAGGCGGACCTCAACCACCCCATGGCCGGACGCGACGTGCGCGTCAAGGCCACGGTGATGGACATCCGCCCGCCCTCGGGCAAGACCGGCACCCTGCGCCGCTGGTCTGACATCCTGTTCAACGGGCCGGGCATGCAGGCCCAGTTGCCGGACACGCCCACCGACTTCTTCAGCGAGGAACCCTTTGCCAGGGCCGACGAGTCGGACGACGCCCGCTTCTACACCCGGCCAAGGCCGGTGGCCCACCTGGACAGCCAGGCCATGGAGAACCTGACAGCCACCTACGCCGCGCTGCTGACCAATGCCACGGACCTCCTCGACCTCATGGCCGGGCACGACTCGCACTTACCTGAAGGGCTGTCCCCGCGCTCGGTCACCGGCCTGGGCATGAACGCGCAGGACATGGCGGCCAACCCGGCCCTGACCGCGTCCGTGGTCCATGACCTCAACCAGGACCCGGAGCTGCCCTTTGCCGATGCCAGCTTTGACGCCATCCTCTGCACCGTGTCCGTGGAATACCTGATCCACCCCTTCGAGGTCTTCGAGGCCGCGGCCCGGACATTGCGGCCCGGCGGAATATTCGTGCTCTCCTTTTCCAACCGCTGGTTCGAGCCCAAGGTCATCCACGTCTGGAGCGAGCTGCACGAATTCGAGCGCATGGGACTCGTCAGCCAGTATTTTTCCCATTCGGGACGATTCGGCGACGTGCGCACCATCAGCGAGCGCGGCTGGCCGCGCCCCGGCGACAGCCAAGACCGGCACTTTCCCCACCAGGCGGAAAGCGACCCGGTCTACGTTGTCTGGGCGCGGTTGGAGCAGTGA
- a CDS encoding HD-GYP domain-containing protein, which produces MGTTAPAGNGNDTGKQKTGSLFKVSPYMVIPSRVGGFSLFLKQDETYVLYAEKGELFTDEHKERLSRLGVDHLYVRAEDYRRYADYLHDNLLELLDDETIPVRERARAWNDATVSLAREAFETSLPKSMDKRGFARIRSLIASSLRFLARDDALKELSRFIAEGSELYKHGIGVMVLTVSVLSSYVRDDADMLVAVGMGAMLHDIGKLELPGELFTRRRDTLSQAELDMIRSHPALGVGICSSLPLPQETLQCILFHHERENGMGYPSGASGAMLPSYVKVIALCNEYDGLVRGAAGRKALTPFEALTRIKSQRGAYDTELLKRLIATLSKAQLA; this is translated from the coding sequence ATGGGAACCACCGCACCCGCCGGAAACGGCAATGATACCGGAAAGCAGAAGACGGGCAGCCTGTTCAAGGTCTCCCCGTACATGGTCATACCATCCAGGGTGGGCGGCTTCTCCCTGTTTCTCAAGCAGGATGAGACCTATGTTCTCTATGCTGAGAAGGGCGAGTTGTTCACGGACGAGCACAAGGAGCGGCTCTCCCGGCTCGGCGTGGACCACCTTTACGTGCGCGCCGAGGACTACCGCCGCTACGCGGACTACCTGCACGACAACCTGCTCGAACTCCTGGACGACGAGACCATCCCGGTGCGCGAGCGGGCCAGGGCCTGGAACGACGCCACGGTCTCGCTGGCCCGTGAAGCCTTTGAAACCAGCCTGCCAAAATCCATGGACAAGCGAGGCTTTGCCCGGATCCGCTCGCTCATCGCCAGCAGCCTCAGGTTCCTGGCGCGAGACGATGCCCTCAAGGAGCTGTCGAGGTTCATCGCCGAGGGCAGCGAACTCTACAAGCACGGCATCGGGGTCATGGTCCTGACAGTCAGCGTGCTCTCGTCCTATGTCAGGGACGACGCGGACATGCTGGTGGCCGTGGGCATGGGGGCCATGCTCCATGACATCGGCAAGCTGGAGCTGCCGGGCGAGCTCTTCACCCGGCGGCGCGACACCCTGAGCCAGGCCGAGCTGGACATGATCCGCTCCCATCCCGCCTTGGGCGTGGGCATATGCTCGTCCCTGCCCCTGCCCCAGGAGACGTTGCAGTGCATCCTCTTCCACCACGAGCGCGAGAACGGCATGGGCTACCCGTCGGGCGCGTCCGGGGCCATGCTCCCCTCCTATGTCAAGGTCATCGCCCTGTGCAACGAATACGACGGTCTGGTGCGCGGCGCAGCGGGTCGCAAGGCGCTGACTCCGTTCGAGGCCCTGACCCGGATCAAGTCCCAGCGCGGGGCCTATGACACCGAGCTGCTCAAGCGGCTCATCGCCACCCTGTCCAAGGCCCAGCTGGCCTGA